In one Dreissena polymorpha isolate Duluth1 chromosome 7, UMN_Dpol_1.0, whole genome shotgun sequence genomic region, the following are encoded:
- the LOC127838530 gene encoding complement receptor type 2-like isoform X2 yields MHRFRACIAYQSYPCTKWETRQRCANGWTHNGNYNCIILDCGATPAILNGAYTPLNTTNTTYVLQANVICDAGYESNISKIICQANAKWSTANCVAKDCGTIPKILNGVYFLLNKTTTSYGSQANVTCDAGYESNVRLIMCQANATWKTAICNPKDCGTITKILNGVYYLLNKTTTSYGSQANVTCDAGYESNVRLIMCQANATWETAICNPKDCGTIPKILNGVYYLLNKTTTSYGSQANVTCDAGYESNVRLIMCQANATWETAICNPKGEDDNTSDPPVAIIAGAAGGGVALIIFIVVIVVVLKMRRPQGCESTRNVHENRAFDGIASHGTDIAITEDKSTSDYSNLDDDPDMSHTYSFIH; encoded by the exons ATGCATCGATTCAGGGCCTGTATTGCTTACCAGTCCTACCCGTGTACTAAGTGGGAAACGAGACAACGCTGTGCCAACGGCTGGACTCACAACGGGAACTATAACTGCATTATAC TAGACTGCGGAGCTACACCAGCCATCTTGAATGGAGCATACACTCCTTTAAACACAACAAACACCACTTACGTACTGCAAGCAAATGTAATATGTGATGCTGGATATGAATCGAATATTAGCAAGATTATTTGTCAGGCAAATGCAAAGTGGTCAACAGCAAACTGTGTTGCAAAAG actGTGGTACCATTCCCAAAATTCTAAATGGAGTGTACTTCCTGTTAAACAAAACTACCACCTCTTACGGATCGCAAGCAAATGTGACATGTGATGCTGGATATGAATCAAACGTAAGACTCATTATGTGTCAGGCAAATGCGACGTGGAAAACAGCAATATGCAACCCAAAGG aCTGTGGTACCATTACCAAAATTCTAAATGGAGTGTACTACCTGTTAAACAAAACTACCACCTCTTACGGATCGCAAGCAAATGTGACATGTGATGCTGGATATGAATCAAACGTAAGACTCATTATGTGTCAGGCAAATGCGACGTGGGAAACAGCAATATGCAACCCAAAGG aCTGTGGTACCATTCCAAAAATTCTAAATGGAGTGTACTACCTGTTAAACAAAACTACCACCTCTTATGGATCGCAAGCAAATGTGACATGTGATGCTGGATATGAATCAAACGTAAGACTCATTATGTGTCAGGCAAATGCGACGTGGGAAACAGCAATATGCAACCCAAAGG GTGAAGACGACAACACGAGTGATCCACCTGTAGCCATCATTGCCGGTGCAGCAGGAGGGGGTGTGGCACTTATCATATTCATAGTGGTTATTGTGGTCGTTCTAAAAATGAG GCGACCCCAAGGTTGCGAATCTACGAGGAACGTGCACGAAAATAGGGCATTTGATGGGATAGCTTCTCATGGCACAGACATAG CAATAACAGAGGACAAGTCGACGTCAGACTACAGTAACCTGGACGATGATCCGGATATGTCTCATACATATTCATTCATTCACTAA
- the LOC127838530 gene encoding complement receptor type 2-like isoform X3, whose product MHRFRACIAYQSYPCTKWETRQRCANGWTHNGNYNCIILDCGATPAILNGAYTPLNTTNTTYVLQANVICDAGYESNISKIICQANAKWSTANCVAKDCGTIPKILNGVYFLLNKTTTSYGSQANVTCDAGYESNVRLIMCQANATWKTAICNPKDCGTITKILNGVYYLLNKTTTSYGSQANVTCDAGYESNVRLIMCQANATWETAICNPKDMDLTAIGEDDNTSDPPVAIIAGAAGGGVALIIFIVVIVVVLKMRRPQGCESTRNVHENRAFDGIASHGTDIAITEDKSTSDYSNLDDDPDMSHTYSFIH is encoded by the exons ATGCATCGATTCAGGGCCTGTATTGCTTACCAGTCCTACCCGTGTACTAAGTGGGAAACGAGACAACGCTGTGCCAACGGCTGGACTCACAACGGGAACTATAACTGCATTATAC TAGACTGCGGAGCTACACCAGCCATCTTGAATGGAGCATACACTCCTTTAAACACAACAAACACCACTTACGTACTGCAAGCAAATGTAATATGTGATGCTGGATATGAATCGAATATTAGCAAGATTATTTGTCAGGCAAATGCAAAGTGGTCAACAGCAAACTGTGTTGCAAAAG actGTGGTACCATTCCCAAAATTCTAAATGGAGTGTACTTCCTGTTAAACAAAACTACCACCTCTTACGGATCGCAAGCAAATGTGACATGTGATGCTGGATATGAATCAAACGTAAGACTCATTATGTGTCAGGCAAATGCGACGTGGAAAACAGCAATATGCAACCCAAAGG aCTGTGGTACCATTACCAAAATTCTAAATGGAGTGTACTACCTGTTAAACAAAACTACCACCTCTTACGGATCGCAAGCAAATGTGACATGTGATGCTGGATATGAATCAAACGTAAGACTCATTATGTGTCAGGCAAATGCGACGTGGGAAACAGCAATATGCAACCCAAAGG ATATGGATTTAACTGCGATAGGTGAAGACGACAACACGAGTGATCCACCTGTAGCCATCATTGCCGGTGCAGCAGGAGGGGGTGTGGCACTTATCATATTCATAGTGGTTATTGTGGTCGTTCTAAAAATGAG GCGACCCCAAGGTTGCGAATCTACGAGGAACGTGCACGAAAATAGGGCATTTGATGGGATAGCTTCTCATGGCACAGACATAG CAATAACAGAGGACAAGTCGACGTCAGACTACAGTAACCTGGACGATGATCCGGATATGTCTCATACATATTCATTCATTCACTAA
- the LOC127838530 gene encoding complement receptor type 2-like isoform X4, protein MHRFRACIAYQSYPCTKWETRQRCANGWTHNGNYNCIILDCGATPAILNGAYTPLNTTNTTYVLQANVICDAGYESNISKIICQANAKWSTANCVAKDCGTITKILNGVYYLLNKTTTSYGSQANVTCDAGYESNVRLIMCQANATWETAICNPKDCGTIPKILNGVYYLLNKTTTSYGSQANVTCDAGYESNVRLIMCQANATWETAICNPKDMDLTAIGEDDNTSDPPVAIIAGAAGGGVALIIFIVVIVVVLKMRRPQGCESTRNVHENRAFDGIASHGTDIAITEDKSTSDYSNLDDDPDMSHTYSFIH, encoded by the exons ATGCATCGATTCAGGGCCTGTATTGCTTACCAGTCCTACCCGTGTACTAAGTGGGAAACGAGACAACGCTGTGCCAACGGCTGGACTCACAACGGGAACTATAACTGCATTATAC TAGACTGCGGAGCTACACCAGCCATCTTGAATGGAGCATACACTCCTTTAAACACAACAAACACCACTTACGTACTGCAAGCAAATGTAATATGTGATGCTGGATATGAATCGAATATTAGCAAGATTATTTGTCAGGCAAATGCAAAGTGGTCAACAGCAAACTGTGTTGCAAAAG aCTGTGGTACCATTACCAAAATTCTAAATGGAGTGTACTACCTGTTAAACAAAACTACCACCTCTTACGGATCGCAAGCAAATGTGACATGTGATGCTGGATATGAATCAAACGTAAGACTCATTATGTGTCAGGCAAATGCGACGTGGGAAACAGCAATATGCAACCCAAAGG aCTGTGGTACCATTCCAAAAATTCTAAATGGAGTGTACTACCTGTTAAACAAAACTACCACCTCTTATGGATCGCAAGCAAATGTGACATGTGATGCTGGATATGAATCAAACGTAAGACTCATTATGTGTCAGGCAAATGCGACGTGGGAAACAGCAATATGCAACCCAAAGG ATATGGATTTAACTGCGATAGGTGAAGACGACAACACGAGTGATCCACCTGTAGCCATCATTGCCGGTGCAGCAGGAGGGGGTGTGGCACTTATCATATTCATAGTGGTTATTGTGGTCGTTCTAAAAATGAG GCGACCCCAAGGTTGCGAATCTACGAGGAACGTGCACGAAAATAGGGCATTTGATGGGATAGCTTCTCATGGCACAGACATAG CAATAACAGAGGACAAGTCGACGTCAGACTACAGTAACCTGGACGATGATCCGGATATGTCTCATACATATTCATTCATTCACTAA
- the LOC127838530 gene encoding complement receptor type 2-like isoform X1 — MHRFRACIAYQSYPCTKWETRQRCANGWTHNGNYNCIILDCGATPAILNGAYTPLNTTNTTYVLQANVICDAGYESNISKIICQANAKWSTANCVAKDCGTIPKILNGVYFLLNKTTTSYGSQANVTCDAGYESNVRLIMCQANATWKTAICNPKDCGTITKILNGVYYLLNKTTTSYGSQANVTCDAGYESNVRLIMCQANATWETAICNPKDCGTIPKILNGVYYLLNKTTTSYGSQANVTCDAGYESNVRLIMCQANATWETAICNPKDMDLTAIGEDDNTSDPPVAIIAGAAGGGVALIIFIVVIVVVLKMRRPQGCESTRNVHENRAFDGIASHGTDIAITEDKSTSDYSNLDDDPDMSHTYSFIH; from the exons ATGCATCGATTCAGGGCCTGTATTGCTTACCAGTCCTACCCGTGTACTAAGTGGGAAACGAGACAACGCTGTGCCAACGGCTGGACTCACAACGGGAACTATAACTGCATTATAC TAGACTGCGGAGCTACACCAGCCATCTTGAATGGAGCATACACTCCTTTAAACACAACAAACACCACTTACGTACTGCAAGCAAATGTAATATGTGATGCTGGATATGAATCGAATATTAGCAAGATTATTTGTCAGGCAAATGCAAAGTGGTCAACAGCAAACTGTGTTGCAAAAG actGTGGTACCATTCCCAAAATTCTAAATGGAGTGTACTTCCTGTTAAACAAAACTACCACCTCTTACGGATCGCAAGCAAATGTGACATGTGATGCTGGATATGAATCAAACGTAAGACTCATTATGTGTCAGGCAAATGCGACGTGGAAAACAGCAATATGCAACCCAAAGG aCTGTGGTACCATTACCAAAATTCTAAATGGAGTGTACTACCTGTTAAACAAAACTACCACCTCTTACGGATCGCAAGCAAATGTGACATGTGATGCTGGATATGAATCAAACGTAAGACTCATTATGTGTCAGGCAAATGCGACGTGGGAAACAGCAATATGCAACCCAAAGG aCTGTGGTACCATTCCAAAAATTCTAAATGGAGTGTACTACCTGTTAAACAAAACTACCACCTCTTATGGATCGCAAGCAAATGTGACATGTGATGCTGGATATGAATCAAACGTAAGACTCATTATGTGTCAGGCAAATGCGACGTGGGAAACAGCAATATGCAACCCAAAGG ATATGGATTTAACTGCGATAGGTGAAGACGACAACACGAGTGATCCACCTGTAGCCATCATTGCCGGTGCAGCAGGAGGGGGTGTGGCACTTATCATATTCATAGTGGTTATTGTGGTCGTTCTAAAAATGAG GCGACCCCAAGGTTGCGAATCTACGAGGAACGTGCACGAAAATAGGGCATTTGATGGGATAGCTTCTCATGGCACAGACATAG CAATAACAGAGGACAAGTCGACGTCAGACTACAGTAACCTGGACGATGATCCGGATATGTCTCATACATATTCATTCATTCACTAA
- the LOC127838530 gene encoding CUB and sushi domain-containing protein 1-like isoform X5 has product MHRFRACIAYQSYPCTKWETRQRCANGWTHNGNYNCIILDCGATPAILNGAYTPLNTTNTTYVLQANVICDAGYESNISKIICQANAKWSTANCVAKDCGTIPKILNGVYFLLNKTTTSYGSQANVTCDAGYESNVRLIMCQANATWKTAICNPKDCGTITKILNGVYYLLNKTTTSYGSQANVTCDAGYESNVRLIMCQANATWETAICNPKGEDDNTSDPPVAIIAGAAGGGVALIIFIVVIVVVLKMRRPQGCESTRNVHENRAFDGIASHGTDIAITEDKSTSDYSNLDDDPDMSHTYSFIH; this is encoded by the exons ATGCATCGATTCAGGGCCTGTATTGCTTACCAGTCCTACCCGTGTACTAAGTGGGAAACGAGACAACGCTGTGCCAACGGCTGGACTCACAACGGGAACTATAACTGCATTATAC TAGACTGCGGAGCTACACCAGCCATCTTGAATGGAGCATACACTCCTTTAAACACAACAAACACCACTTACGTACTGCAAGCAAATGTAATATGTGATGCTGGATATGAATCGAATATTAGCAAGATTATTTGTCAGGCAAATGCAAAGTGGTCAACAGCAAACTGTGTTGCAAAAG actGTGGTACCATTCCCAAAATTCTAAATGGAGTGTACTTCCTGTTAAACAAAACTACCACCTCTTACGGATCGCAAGCAAATGTGACATGTGATGCTGGATATGAATCAAACGTAAGACTCATTATGTGTCAGGCAAATGCGACGTGGAAAACAGCAATATGCAACCCAAAGG aCTGTGGTACCATTACCAAAATTCTAAATGGAGTGTACTACCTGTTAAACAAAACTACCACCTCTTACGGATCGCAAGCAAATGTGACATGTGATGCTGGATATGAATCAAACGTAAGACTCATTATGTGTCAGGCAAATGCGACGTGGGAAACAGCAATATGCAACCCAAAGG GTGAAGACGACAACACGAGTGATCCACCTGTAGCCATCATTGCCGGTGCAGCAGGAGGGGGTGTGGCACTTATCATATTCATAGTGGTTATTGTGGTCGTTCTAAAAATGAG GCGACCCCAAGGTTGCGAATCTACGAGGAACGTGCACGAAAATAGGGCATTTGATGGGATAGCTTCTCATGGCACAGACATAG CAATAACAGAGGACAAGTCGACGTCAGACTACAGTAACCTGGACGATGATCCGGATATGTCTCATACATATTCATTCATTCACTAA